ATTTTGCTCAAGTTCAAGGTCAGTGCGTCCCATTTCATAGTTTTGCCCTCCTAAAAACTTTCCGCAGGGAAAGTTTGTCTCGTAAGGTTGCTGAGCTTCGCGGCAAAGCTAACTTCGCAATCGATAAAGCTATCTACTAGCAATCTATGAAGATAGGGAGATTGATAGAACAAAAAAATTGCGTGGCAAAGCCCCCTAAATCCCCCCACCGGGGGGACCCCAGGCTTCCGAAGCAGGCTTTGCTCCGCAAAGCCCTCAAGGCGCTCGGGCGCCCTGGACCCGCCCGATATGCGCGACTGCTCGCTGCGTCTGTCCGGGTCATAAAGGAACTACAGTGCGCTATAATGGCCATTTCGACCGATTCGCCAAGAATAGAGGAGCTCAGATGCGTTATTTGCCTATTTTTCCAGCAATTAAGCGATTTTTCGTATATTTAGAGCATCTCAGTTCCTCTATTTGTCAGATGTGCTCCTTTTCCTGAGAATAGCGAATGTGAGTTCCTCTATATTTGTGAACAGTTCCCGGTTACTCATCCGTTAAAATTTCAACGGGAAGAAAAACGGGCGAATAGCGTCGCCTCAGTCCGTTTGCGCAAGCGCAAAGAGATGAATAGAGAACTACCGGTGCAACCAAAAAACCTTTGCCCCGGTACGAGCCCTGGGAACAAAGGTTTTAACTCAATGCGTGAATGCCGCTACGTTGTTCGTGTCGATCGCTTCGTGCAGGGCCGCATTCAGCCCGCTCGCGATAATGTTGGCGATATCTTCGATGAACTGGTCGATTTCTTTCGGGGTAACGAGCAGATCGTGCCCGACCGGGTTCAAAACCTCCTTGACCAGCTCGATCCGCTCATGGTCCTGAAGCTGATCGAGCATGCCGAGAATTTGCCCGGTGTTGGACGTTTGCCGTTCGAAGTGCCTGTGCATCATATCGATGACGCTGTTGACGATGGTGCTGGCGTATACCACGGTCGGCACGCCGATGGCGATGACCGGAACGCCGAGCGCTTCCAGAGTCAGCCCCTTGCGTTTGTTGCCGATACCGGATCCCGGATGAATGCCCGTGTCGGCAATCTGAATCGTCGTGTTGACGCGCTCCAATGAGCGGGAGGCGAGCGCATCGATCGCGATGACAAGGTCCGGCTTCGACTTCTCCACGATCCCCTGCACGATTTCGCTGCTTTCGATCCCCGTCGTGCCGAGCACTCCCGGCGCCACTGCACTGACCGGACGGTAGCCTTTGCTGACCTGATCCGGCATCAGCTCGAAATAATGGCGGGTGACCATCACATTTTCGACGACAAGCGGGCCGAGGGCGTCGGGCGTCACGTTCCAGTTGCCCAGTCCGATGATAAGCACTTTGGCGTTTTGGGGAACCCCCAGCTTGGCCAAAAATTTTTCGAACTCCTGAGCGAATTTGGTGGCGACCCTGTCCTGCAAATCGGTATCCTTTTGCCTTAAAGCAGGCACCTCTATCGTGACGTAATGGCCCGGCAGCTTGCCCATCGCGCGCGAACCTTCTTCTGAAGTAATATCGATTAACGTGATGGTTATGCCGTCGTCTTCCTGCACCGACGTATGTACTCCCGGTATGGTCTGATTGCCGGACGCTCTGGCGGCGATGTCCCTTGCTTCCAGCGCTAGATCGGCATGGGCCGACGAAAAATCCAGTTGATCGAGCTCGCGGATTTCCAAGTAACGCACTCCTTTCTGACCGGTTGATTGCCAGATTATTGTTTGATGAAACCCGGCCGCTTATGCACAGGCGGGTAGATTCAAGATTCATCCTATTGCAATTTAATATCGCTCGTGGTAGAATATCTAAAGTTGTCGTCACGATGCAAATCTTGACGTTTGGATGCAGTCCGTTTTGCCCGGGGATCCGCGGCAAAACTTGTAGGAGGTGAACGTAAGTGCCAAACATTAAATCCGCTATCAAAAGAGTGAAAGTCAGCGAAAAGCGCCGTCTTCGCAATGCTTCCCAAAAATCCGCTCTTCGTACTGCTGTTAAAGCGTTCGAAACAGCTGCCGCTACAAGCAGTGTGGATTCCGCCAAGGAAGCTCTCATCGCTGCAAGCAAAAAGCTGGACAAAGCAGTAACGAAAGGATTAATCCATAAAAATGCTGCCGCCCGCAAAAAGTCCCGTTTAGCGAAAAAGCTGAATGAGCTTGCTGCGAAAGCTTAAGTTTCATAAGCATATACTTACTCACAAAAAAACCATGAAGCCCCGTTCGGAGCATCATGGTTTTTTTCATTCCAGGCGGAGCGCTATCCGGCCAAGGTCATCATAAACAATTCTAGCCCCATCACCTTGTCGACCCGGCCGCTTTTCATCCGGTAATCGAGATCGGCCAAATCTCCCAAAATGCGGGCAAGCTGCCGGACATCGTATTTCGCGGCCTGTCCGGCGGCGATTTTCACGGCATACGGGTGGACGCCGATCTGCGAGGCGATTTGCTGCTGCGAGTAACCCTGCTGCGTCAAATCTTTCACCTGGTACATAATCCGGAATTGCCGGGCGATCAGCATCAAAATTTTGATCGGCTCCTCCTTCATTTTGATCAGCTCGTGCAGCATCGTGAAAGCCCGATCCAGCTTGAGCTGAACGATATCTTCGATCAGGATGAACACATTTTGCTCGGTTGTGCGCGTCACCAGCTGCTCCACGTGATCCTCCGTCAGCACGCCTCCCTGACCGATAAACAGTGCGCATTTTTCGAGCTCCTGAGCGAGCGTCTGCAGGCTTGTCCCGACATATAAAACAAACCGTTCCAGCGCCCCCCGGTCAAAACGGAATCCGAGCTTCTCCGCCCTAGCGGCGACCCATTGCGACAGTTCCTCGGCCGACGGCGTGCCGCAGGCGACCAAGTACCCGCTATCCTTGAGCGATTTCACCAGCTTTTTTCGCTCGTCGAGTTTGTCCGCGGTAACCGTAAAAATAAGCACCGAGTAATCGACCGGGGACTTTATGTATTCGAGAAGCCGTTCGGTGCGATGCTCCACTTTCCCGCTTTCCTTGGCCCCGGTTAAAAAAAGCGCATTGCTCGCGATAACCAGCTTCTGCGGCACCATAAACGGCAGCGTTTCCGCATCCTCCAGCACCGTATCGAGAGGCGTTTCCGCCAAATCGTATTTGGTTACGGCAAAAGGGCGTTGGTCCGGTTCGATAAGCGCATCCGTCAGCCGGCGGATCAAATCGTCCGAAAAATAGCCTTCCGACCCGTAACATACGTATATCGGATTTATTTTGCGTTTGCCCAGTTCCTTCACTGCCGTTTTATAATCCATTCGGGTCACCTCGGAATAATCCATTCGTGTCTGGCTAATAAATTCTATAACAACAAAGGGATTACGTCAAAACCGAATATCGGTTTGACATAATCCCTTTGCCCCAAATCGCATCTATGATAAACGCTTGGGGAAAGCTCTAGAAACTTCCCGCCAAGCGGTCGTGCGACCTGTGTAAGAGGAGCTTCATTTGCTAACAATATACGCGGTACGCGGCAAAAAGGTGCTACTTCGAGGACGTTTTTTCCGCTTCCGCTTGCGTTTTTGCGTTGATCTCATACGTCTTGACCGTTTCCCCGGAAGTGACCTGATAGGTGAGCACGTCATCCTTCGACCAGCCTGTCAAAACGACCTGATCCGTCTCTTTCCACTGCTTGGCTGAAGAAAACACGACTTTGCCGTCTTTCCCGCGAATGACGACGCGGCGATCTTCCAGCTTGGCCGTATAGTTTCCGTCCGGACTTGTTTTTACACCGGCATCGGACGATGTCTCGGAAGCGAATCCGTTTTGGTCCTTCATCACAAAAGATCTCATGGGGGCATGTTCGTCCGAAGCGGCGGATGCCCCTTCCTTGCTGCCGTCGGCCGGTGTTTCCGCTCGCTTCTCTGAAGGTGCCGGAGACGGAGCCGGCGTCGGTACGGAAGATGCAGGCGCGGCTCCTTGTTTTGCAGCCGGCGGATTGGACGGCGAAGTTGGCGTAACATTGCTTGCCGCGAGCGGCGCTGCCGTCTTGTCCGTTTCGGCCGGTGGTGCGGAAGATTTGGCGCTGTTTCCGCTTGATGGCGAGCTGAGCGTGGCCGGCGGCGCGAGTTCTTGCTCCATCGGCGCCTTGGCGCTTGGAGTCGTCAGCATATTTTGTCCGTTATTATACTGTCCGAGCGGCTGCTTCGTGTCGGAAGACGGCGCTTTCGGCTCAGTGGAGGCTTTGGGTGTCGCTTTGAGAGCCGTGTCCTGCCTTTCGTTCGTCTTCCCCTTGGACTCCTCCGTCTCCTTTGCCGCAGGCGCCGGGGCCGCTTGATTTTGCATGGCGGAGGATTCCGCCGTCTGACGGCTCGCCGCTCCGGCGCTCGTCGAACCGGCGCTCGTCGCCGCTTTGCTGTCGGCTCGCTTCTCCGCGCCGCTTAGCAGCTGATCGGCATTATACATCGGAGACTGCTCGTGGAATATAAAAAATCCTATAGCAAGGCCGGCGGCAACGACACCGCCTACCCACTTGAACGAAACGCGCTCGCGAAGCCGTGAAAGCCAGCTCACTTTCGCTTCCGGCTCCCGATCCGTTTGCCCGTCAACCTCTTCGGACATGGCCATTTGCGCCTCGAAACGTTCCCGGTCCAGCTCCTCCAGACGGGGAAGAATGGCGTCCACCAGGCTGAAGGCCGGCGTCACCTT
The window above is part of the Paenibacillus hamazuiensis genome. Proteins encoded here:
- the rpsT gene encoding 30S ribosomal protein S20, whose translation is MPNIKSAIKRVKVSEKRRLRNASQKSALRTAVKAFETAAATSSVDSAKEALIAASKKLDKAVTKGLIHKNAAARKKSRLAKKLNELAAKA
- a CDS encoding zf-HC2 domain-containing protein — translated: MKCQEVMELMQRYLDKDLEDKEHLTLAQHVRQCSECTELFSRLKRLSSDLENLPKVTPAFSLVDAILPRLEELDRERFEAQMAMSEEVDGQTDREPEAKVSWLSRLRERVSFKWVGGVVAAGLAIGFFIFHEQSPMYNADQLLSGAEKRADSKAATSAGSTSAGAASRQTAESSAMQNQAAPAPAAKETEESKGKTNERQDTALKATPKASTEPKAPSSDTKQPLGQYNNGQNMLTTPSAKAPMEQELAPPATLSSPSSGNSAKSSAPPAETDKTAAPLAASNVTPTSPSNPPAAKQGAAPASSVPTPAPSPAPSEKRAETPADGSKEGASAASDEHAPMRSFVMKDQNGFASETSSDAGVKTSPDGNYTAKLEDRRVVIRGKDGKVVFSSAKQWKETDQVVLTGWSKDDVLTYQVTSGETVKTYEINAKTQAEAEKTSSK
- the holA gene encoding DNA polymerase III subunit delta yields the protein MDYKTAVKELGKRKINPIYVCYGSEGYFSDDLIRRLTDALIEPDQRPFAVTKYDLAETPLDTVLEDAETLPFMVPQKLVIASNALFLTGAKESGKVEHRTERLLEYIKSPVDYSVLIFTVTADKLDERKKLVKSLKDSGYLVACGTPSAEELSQWVAARAEKLGFRFDRGALERFVLYVGTSLQTLAQELEKCALFIGQGGVLTEDHVEQLVTRTTEQNVFILIEDIVQLKLDRAFTMLHELIKMKEEPIKILMLIARQFRIMYQVKDLTQQGYSQQQIASQIGVHPYAVKIAAGQAAKYDVRQLARILGDLADLDYRMKSGRVDKVMGLELFMMTLAG
- the gpr gene encoding GPR endopeptidase: MRELDQLDFSSAHADLALEARDIAARASGNQTIPGVHTSVQEDDGITITLIDITSEEGSRAMGKLPGHYVTIEVPALRQKDTDLQDRVATKFAQEFEKFLAKLGVPQNAKVLIIGLGNWNVTPDALGPLVVENVMVTRHYFELMPDQVSKGYRPVSAVAPGVLGTTGIESSEIVQGIVEKSKPDLVIAIDALASRSLERVNTTIQIADTGIHPGSGIGNKRKGLTLEALGVPVIAIGVPTVVYASTIVNSVIDMMHRHFERQTSNTGQILGMLDQLQDHERIELVKEVLNPVGHDLLVTPKEIDQFIEDIANIIASGLNAALHEAIDTNNVAAFTH